The nucleotide sequence AAAGGCGTAATTGTGACGTATTGTCCAACGTAGAGGACACACGTTGGAAACGCATATTGATGGATTGTTCGGCAAGGGATTTAAGGTGGTCGCACAATTCGTCTGTCCCCATAGCACGCATATCAGAAGGCTTCATTGGTCTTTCTCCTGCGTACGCATGACGACCCTTGAGCGTAAGGGTAATTTTGCCGTTGCGAGCCTAAAGGCTTCGACGGCTAATACCTGTGGCACACCATCCAACTCAAAAAGAATGCGTCCCGGCTTGACACGACATATCCAATACTCGACTGAGCCTTTCCCTTTTCCTTGTCGCGCTTCAGCGGGCTTTTGGCTCACAGGGACATCGGGGAAAATACGAATCCA is from Alphaproteobacteria bacterium GM7ARS4 and encodes:
- the rpmC gene encoding 50S ribosomal protein L29; amino-acid sequence: MKPSDMRAMGTDELCDHLKSLAEQSINMRFQRVSSTLDNTSQLRLLRRDYARARTILHQRKTQKQKHKEQGAESSQQNKEVTHHGN
- the rplP gene encoding 50S ribosomal protein L16, coding for WIRIFPDVPVSQKPAEARQGKGKGSVEYWICRVKPGRILFELDGVPQVLAVEAFRLATAKLPLRSRVVMRTQEKDQ